In a single window of the Platichthys flesus chromosome 5, fPlaFle2.1, whole genome shotgun sequence genome:
- the pla2g6 gene encoding 85/88 kDa calcium-independent phospholipase A2, whose protein sequence is MQFLGRLLDTVSSVSTLFTNPYRVREVPLSDYGGAGKVLLKEEGRILLYKNSHCQSWDCLLMCPETPLMVLRLFQVGSEEDAMNWFAQYALKLRPFYETLPLKAEATQPIVDCIRSHPDWSSAHIAVETALRECLKHNYVQSQINSRNASGQTPLHLACERGDLVCVKELLDESQARTDIRDRNGETPMHFAAKQDSPAVIQLLCSRLCSGVNELNSNGETPLHVACRMGRMEAVKALLDGGAKCGVVGGTGYPIHSAMKYSEKGCVQEILKADPGQLQAEDSVYGGTPLHWAKTAEMCRVLLEHGCAVNYLSKTGESALHILTKRGRFEASMVLLTHGANANLKGQDGNTALHLAMKMDHMELIKALMVFGADVEIHNDLGETPGLIAARTSKGPNRKILLDMLCSVGVQRCHPPSPGSPPPVTFKAKSQTIGFEDIMHVGATISAMSRGPSEVDGRRMVKKKLDSLLCLDGGGIKGLVLIQMLIALEKEAGRSTRELFDWVAGTSTGGILALAIVHGKSMDYLRCLYFRMKEQVFKGSRPYESAPLEDFLKKEFGENTKMTDVQYPRVMVTSVLADRHPGELHIFRNYNPPSVHREAPYTTTATFQPITIPQEQLVWRAARSSGAAPTYFRPMGRFLDGGLLANNPTLDAMSEIHQCNKAFKAEGHMEEIKKLGIVVSLGTGKPPQVVVSSVDVFRPSNPLELAKSFVGAKELGKMLVDCCTDSDGCAVDRARAWCEMIDTIYHRLSPQLSQEVMLDEVSDAVLVDMLWETQMYLYEKRDVLRSLANLLLDK, encoded by the exons ATGCAGTTCCTTGGCCGCCTGCTGGACACAGTCTCCTCTGTGTCGACCCTCTTCACCAACCCCTACCGGGTCAGGGAGGTGCCGCTGTCCGACTACGGTGGAGCAGGCAAAGTCTTGCTGAAAGAGGAGGGGCGTATCCTCTTGTACAAAAACAGCCACTGTCAGTCATGGGACTGCCTGCTCATGTGCCCGGAGACGCCATTGATGGTTCTGAG GCTGTTTCAGGTGGGGTCGGAGGAGGACGCCATGAACTGGTTTGCGCAGTATGCTCTCAAGCTTCGGCCCTTCTACGAGACCCTTCCCCTGAAGGCTGAGGCCACGCAGCCCATCGTGGACTGCATCCGCAGCCACCCGGACTGGAGCTCTGCCCACATCGCTGTGGAGACGGCCCTTAGAGAGTGTCTCAAACACAACTATGTCCAGAG TCAGATCAACTCCCGGAACGCCTCCGGTCAGACGCCGCTGCATCTGGCTTGTGAGCGTGGAGACCTGGTGTgcgtgaaggagctgctggacgaGAGCCAAGCTCGAACCGACATCAGAGACCGCAACGGAGAGACGCCCATGCACTTTGCCGCCAAGCAGGATTCTCCTGCCGTCATCCAG CTCCTGTGCTCTCGTCTGTGCTCGGGCGTGAACGAGCTGAACAGCAACGGGGAAACGCCGCTGCACGTGGCCTGTCGCATGGGCCGCATGGAGGCCGTCAAAGCTCTGTTGGATGGAGGAGCCAAGTGTGGTGTCGTGGGCGGCACTGGGTATCCCATCCACAGCGCCATGAAGTACAGCGAGAAGGG CTGTGTGCAGGAGATCCTAAAAGCCGACCCAGGCCAGCTCCAGGCTGAAGACTCTGTGTACGGAGGGACGCCGCTGCACTGGGCCAAAACTGCTGAG ATGTGTCGTGTCCTGCTGGAGCATGGCTGTGCAGTGAACTACCTCAGCAAGACCGGAGAGAGCGCCCTCCACATTTTGACCAAGAGGGGGCGCTTTGAGGCGTCCATGGTGTTGCTCACCCACGGGGCAAATGCCAACCTGAAGGGGCAGGATGGGAACACAGCCCTTCACCTGGCTATGAAG ATGGACCACATGGAGCTGATCAAAGCTCTGATGGTGTTCGGGGCCGATGTGGAGATCCACAACGACCTGGGAGAAACCCCCGGACTGATCGCTGCACGCACCAGCAAAG GTCCTAATAGAAAGATACTGCTGGACATGCTGTGTAGTGTAGGGGTCCAGCGTTgccaccctccctcccctggCAGCCCTCCCCCCGTCACCTTCAAGGCCAAGTCTCAAACTATAG gGTTTGAGGACATCATGCATGTGGGGGCAACGATCAGTGCGATGAGCAGAGGCCCGTCTGAAGTGGACGGACGCAGAATGGTGAAAAAGAA gctgGACAGTCTGCTGTGTCTGGACGGTGGAGGTATCAAGGGTCTTGTGTTGATCCAGATGTTGATCGCTCTGGAGAAAGAGGCCGGTCGATCAACCAGAGAGCTCTTTGACTGGGTCGCTGGCACAAGCACCGGGGGCATCCTGGCCCTCGCTATAGTCCACG GTAAGTCTATGGATTACCTGCGCTGCCTGTACTTTCGGATGAAGGAGCAGGTCTTTAAGGGGTCACGACCTTATGAATCTGCACCGCTGGAGGACTTCCTGAAAAAAGAGTTTGGGGAGAACACAAAGATGACAGACGTCCAATACCCGAG ggtGATGGTGACCAGTGTCCTGGCAGACAGACATCCAGGCGAGCTGCACATCTTCAGGAACTACAACCCTCCCTCCGTCCACAGAGAGGCCCCATACACCACCACTGCCACATTCCAACCAATCACCATCCCACAAG AACAACTGGTGTGGCGAGCTGCCCGCTCCAGCGGTGCTGCTCCCACCTACTTCCGACCGATGGGCCGCTTTCTGGATGGAGGGCTGCTGGCCAACAACCCGACACTGGACGCCATGTCAGAAATCCATCAGTGCAACAAAGCCTTTAAAGCAGAG GGCCACATGGAGGAAATCAAGAAGTTGGGTATAGTCGTCTCCCTTGGGACAG gtaaACCCCCTCAGGTGGTGGTGAGCTCTGTGGACGTGTTCCGACCCTCCAATCCTCTGGAGCTGGCCAAGAGCTTTGTAGGAGCCAAGGAGCTGGGCAAGATGCTGGTGGACTGT TGCACAGACTCTGATGGTTGTGCCGTGGACAGAGCCAGAGCCTGGTGTGAGATGATCGACACCATCTATCACAG GTTGAGTCCCCAGCTGTCACAGGAGGTGATGCTGGACGAGGTGAGTGACGCGGTCCTGGTGGACATGCTGTGGGAAACACAGATGTATCTATATGAGAAGAGAGATGTCCTCCGATCCCTGGCCAATCTGCTCCTGGATAAATGA